GCCTGGCCGCCTGCCAGGCCTGCGGCGCCGAGTGCGAGCGCCACGCCGCGCACCACGAGCACTGCCGGGTGTGCGCGGAGGCGTGCCTGCGCTGCGAGGCCGCCTGCCAGCAGCTGCTCGACGCCCTGCCGGTCGCGTCGCGCGCCCGGGGCGACTACGTTCCCTGAAGGGCCGGCGGCGCACATCGCGCGTCGGGCTCCAGCGCGGGGCGGCCGGCCGTTCGTGGGCCTGGCCGCCCCGCGCCGTCTTGCTGATTGCAACTCCCGGAATGGCTCGTGCGGAGCGGGGCTTCGCCGACCGAATACAGCCGCGCCACGTCGCGGCGAGGTGACCCGTGACCGACCCCATGTCCGACGACATGTCCGACCGTACGCCCGAGCCCGTGACGCTGGCGAGCCTGCAGGCCGCCGAGGCCGCGGCCGAGGAGAACGCGGCGATGACCGCGCCCGAGATCGACGACGGCGGCTTCCGCGCCCTCGGCCTCCACCCGTCCATCCTCGACGCGCTGACCGCGCTGGGCTACGAGGAGCCGACGCCCATTCAGCAGGCGGCCATCCCGACGCTGCTCGCCGGCCGCGACCTGCTGGGCCAGGCGGCCACGGGCACCGGCAAGACGGCCGCGTTCGCGCTGCCGCTGCTGCACCGGCTGATGGCGCAGGGCGACCGCGGCATCGAGCGCCGCCGCGCCCCGGGCGCGCTGGTGCTGGTGCCGACGCGCGAGCTCGCGATGCAGGTCGCGGAGGCGATCCACAAGTACGGGAAGGGCTTCGGCGCGCGCGTGCTGGCCGTCTACGGCGGCACGCCGATGGAGCAGCAGCTGCGCGCGCTGTCGCGCGGCGTCGACGTGGTGGTGGGCACGCCGGGCCGCCTGCTCGACCACATCAACCGCCGCTCGCTCGACCTGTCGCACGTCGTGACGGCGGTGCTCGACGAGGCCGACGAGATGCTCGACATGGGCTTCGCCGACGAGCTGGAGGCGATCCTCGAGAAGCTGCCGCCCGCGACGGAGGGGCGGCAGACGGCGCTGTTCAGCGCGACCATGCCGCCGCGCATCGCGGCCATCGGCGCGCGCCACCTGCACGAGCCGGAGCGCGTGTCCATCGCGCGCGAGCGCGTCGCGCCGGGCGCCGCGCCACGCGTGCGCCAGATCGCGTACGTCGTGAACCGCCAGCACAAGCTGGCGGCGCTCGGCCGCGTGCTCGACATGGAGGCGCCGACGTCGGCGATCGTCTTCTGCCGCACGCGCGGCGAGGTGGACGAGCTCACGGAGTCGCTGGCCGGCCGCGGCTATCGCGCCGAGGCGCTGCACGGCGGCCTGTCGCAGGATCAGCGCGACCGCGTGATGCGCCGCTTCCGCGAGGGGAACACGGAGCTGCTGATCGCCACCGACGTGGCGGCGCGCGGCCTCGACGTCGAGCACCTGTCGCACGTCGTGAACTACGACCTGCCGAACTCGCCCGACGTCTACACGCACCGCATCGGCCGCACGGGGCGCGCGGGGCGCGAGGGCGTGGCGATCACGCTCGCGCAGCCGCGCGAGCACCGCCTGCTGCGCAACATCGAGGAGCTCACGGGCCAGCCGATCCGCGTCGAGGCGGTGCCGTCGGTCGTGGACCTGCGCACGCGCCGCCTGGAGCTGCTGCGCGCGTCGCTGCGCGAGGCGATCGTCGCCGACGGCTTCGACCAGTACCGCGCGGTCGTCGAGTCGCTGGCCGAGGAGTTCGACATCATGGACGTCGCGATGGCGGCCGTGCAGCTCGCGCACGCGGCCGAGGGCGGCACGGCGGAGGAGGAGGACGCGGAGGAGATCCCGTCGCTCAGCTTCCCGTCGGGGCGCGGCGGTCCGCGCGATGCGCGCGGCCGCGACGGCCGCGGCCCGCGGCAGGACCGCTTCGGCGGGCGCGATCGCGGCGACCGTGGGGACCGGTTCGAGCGCGGCGAGCGTCCGGCGCGCGGCGATCGTCCGGAGCGTCCCGAGCGCGCGCCGCGCGGCGACTTCGCGCGCGAGCGGAGCTTCGAGCGTCCGATGCGCGAGACGCGCGAGCCGCGCGATCGCGGCGGCTTCGAGCGGCCGTCGGAGCGCGGTGGCTTCGCGCCGCGCGAGGACCGCGGCTACGTGCGCGAGCGTGGCCCGCAGCGCGGCTTCGACGATGCGCGCGGCCCGCGGGCGCGTGACGGGCGCGAGCTGCGCGATCCGCGCGACCGCGATCCGCGCGACCGCGACGCGCGCGGCCCGCGTCGTGGCGGTGGCGGCGACACGGCGCGCGTCTTCGTGGGCCTCGGCAAGCAGGCGGGCCTGCGGCCGGCGGACCTCGTGGGCGCGATCGCCAACGAGGCGGGCGTGGACGCGCGCGAGATCGGCGCGATCGACATCGCCGACCGCTTCGCGCTGGTCGAGGTGCCGGGCAACGCGGCGGACCGCGTCGTGCGCGCGCTGCGCGACACGACCATCCGCGGCCGCAAGGTGGACGCGCGGCGCGACCGCGACGAGTCGTGACCACGGCGCGTGGCGTCGTCGCGGGCGTCGTGCTGACGCTCGCGGCGGCCTGCGCGCGGCCGCGGCAGCCCACGCTCGCGCCCGACGACCCGCTCCTCGCCCCGCAGACGGCGGCGCTGGACGCGCGACCCGGCGACGTGCGCGTCGCGCACGACGTGCTGGTGCGGCAGCTCGCGCCCGGCGTCTGGATGCACGTCTCGCTCGGCGCCTTCTCGGGACCGAGCGGGCGTACGTGGTATCCGTCGAACGGGCTGCTGCTCGACGCGCCCGACGGCGGGATGGTGCTGATCGACACGGGGTGGAACGACGCGCAGACGGTGGCGCTGCTCGACTGGGCCGAGCGGCGGCACCGGCGGCCGGTGCGGCGCGCGGTCATCACGCACGCGCACGAGGACCGGCTGGGCGGGCTGAGCGCGCTGCGCGTGCGCGGCGTGCCCGCGGTGTCGCTGGCGCTCACCGCGGCGCTCGCGCGCGCCGGCGGCGCGGCCCCGCCCGACAGCATCCCGGGTCTCGCCGCCGCGCCGCAGCGCGATCCGGCGGGCTTCGAGCTGCGCTTCCCGGGCGCGGGCCACGCGCCGGACAACATCGTGGTCTACGTGCCCGCGGCGCGGCTGCTGTTCGGCGGCTGCCTCGTGAAGCCCGACACCGCGACGACCGTCGGCAACATCGCGGACGCCGACGTCGCGAACTGGCCGCGCGCGGTGGCCGCCGTGCGCACCGCGTATCCCGACGCGCGCCTCGTCGTGCCGGGCCACGGCGCGGTGGGCGGCCCGTCGGCGCTGACGTGGACGGAGCGGCTGATCGCCGAGCAGGGGACGGCGGCGGCGGAGCGGCTGCGCAGACCGTAGAGGCGGCGGGTCACGCGGCTGCGTGCTGCGTGCTTCGTGCTGCGTGTACGGCCGCTCGGGACACGGTACCGCGCCGGACCCGAACGGCGACCGGCATTGCAAGGATGAAGATCTGACAAGATCTGATAAGAGCGGATGGCTCCGTGTGGCGGCGAGGGATCGCGCACCACGCGGAGCCATCCGTCGTCATCCGATCTTCTCGGACTTTCATCCTTGCTGCTCTTGCCGTTCGGGTCCGGCGCGTGGATGCAGGCCACACAGCACGCAGCGTCAGGTCGCCTCCCGCAGCGTGATCGTGAACGTGCTCCCCACGCCGACGCGGCTCTCCACGGTCAGGTCGCCACCCATCCCGCGCGCGAGGTCGCGGCTGATCGCGAGGCCGAGCCCCGTGCCGGCGTCCGGCGTCGCGAAGCTGCGCCCCACCTGCACGAAGGGCTCGAAGATCGCGTCGAGCCGGTCCGGCGGGATGCCGCGGCCCGTGTCGCGCACCGACACGCGCACCATCCCGTCGGCCGCGGCGCACGCCATCGACACGCGGCCGCTCGGGTCCGTGAACTTGATCGCGTTCGAGACGAGGTTGAGCAGCACCTGCCGCAGCTTCTCGCGGTCGGCCGTCGCCGTCAGCGTCGCGCAGGCCGCGACGTCGACCGGAGTCAGCTCGAGCCCCTTCGCGTGCGCCTGTCCCGCCATCAGCGCCTCCACCTCGCGCAGCGCGTCGGCCAGCCGCACCGGCTCGAGGTCGTACTGCACGCGCCCCGCCTCCAGCTTCGCGTAGTTCAGCACCGCGTTGATGAGCCCCAGCAGGTGCTGCTGGCTGCTCTGGATGCGGGCGAGCGCGTCGCGCTGCGCGGGGAGGATGGGACCGTGCACGCCCAGCTCCAGCAGCTGCGCGTAGCCGCCGATCGCGTTCAGCGGCGTGCGCAGCTCGTGCGACATCATCGCCAGGAAGTCGCTCTTCGCCGCGTTCGCCTCCTCGGCCTGCGCGCGCAGCGCGTCGGCGCTGCGCCGCGCCTGCACCAGCTCCGTGACGTCCGTCGCCACCACCGCGATCGCGCTCACCGCGCCCGTCGCGTCGCGCACCGGCTGGTAGACGAAGCTGAACACCGCCTCGTGCATCGTGCCGTCGCCGTCGCGATCGACCAGCAGCGGGAACTCCGACGCGACGTGCGGCCGTCCCGTCGCGTACACCGTGTCGAGCAGCTCGAACACGCCCTGGCCCGCCAGCTCCGGGAGCGCGTCGCGGATGGCGTGGCCGCGGAGCTCGCGGCCGGGGAGGAAGCGCTGGTACAGCGGGTTCACGAGCCCGTAGACGTGCGACGGGCCCTCCAGCACGCACACCGCCACCGGCGCCTGCTCGAACACCTCCCGCATGCGCGACTCCGCGCGCTCCGCCGCCGTGCGCGCCTCGTTGGTCGCCTGCTCGGCGCGGATGCGCGCGGTCGTCTCCGAGACCACGTTCAGGAACGCGACCACCGCGCCCGACTCGTCGCGGACGGGGCTCAGCGCGTAGGTGAACCACGCCTCGTCCTCCGCGTCGCCGCGCGCCATGACGAAGCGCTGGTCCTCGAAGTGGTACGCGGGCCCGCCCGCCCGGATCGCCGCGAACATCGGCGCGATGTCCTCCCAGATCTCGGCCCACACCTGCGCGCCCGGTTGCCCCAGCGCCTCCGGATGCTTGGCGCCGAGCACCCGGCGGTAGCCGTCGTTGTAGATCAGGACCATCGCGTCGCCGCACCACAGGTTGATCGGGAACGGGCACTCGAGCGCCATGCGGACGGCCGCGCGCAGCGCGTGCGGCCAGCCCTCCACGGGCCCGAGCGGCGTGCGCGACCAGTCGAGCGCGCGGCAGCGGGCGGCCATGTCGCTGTCGCCGGGAAAGGCGGCGCGCAGGGCGGCGTCGGGGACGGGGGCGGGGACGGGAGCGGGGGCGGCGCGCAGGGTCATCGGTCCGGTGGACGGTCGTCACTCCACGATATCGGGAAGCTCGGCCCCCGCGCAGGTGCGGCGAGCGCGACTGGGGTATGCTTCTGGCAAGCACGCCCGGGAATGGATCTCGTGGGTCCGGGCGCCCTGCTGAGCGGCGTCCGCGCCTCTCGCGCTCTCGCCCCCGCCCGGCTCGATGTCCCAGCCCCGCCTGATCGGTCCCGATGGCTCGCCGACCGGTGCCGTGCCTCCCGCGCACGGACCCGATTCGGGCTTCCGCGTCATGGCAGAGCTGATGCCGCAGCTGGTCTGGTCGACGACGCCCGACGGCTACCACGACTGGTTCAACGCCCGCTGGTACGACTATACCGGCATGCCGCGCCCCGAGGCGCCGGGCGGGGAGCACGAGGTCCCGCAGGGGTGGAGCTGGAAGGACTACCTGCACCCCGACGACGTCGAGCGCACGCAGGCCGCATGGATGCGCGCGCTGGCGACCGGCGATCCGTACGAGATCGAGTACCGCTTCCGCGAGGCGGCCACCGGCGCGTATCGGTGGTTCCTCGGGCGCGCGATGCCGATGCGCGACGACGAGGGCCGCATCGTCCGCTGGTTCGGCACCTGCACCGACATCGACGACGCGAAGCAGGGCGAGCTCGCGCTCGGCGTGCTGGCGGATGCGGGCGTCGCGATGGCCGCCGCGCCCGACGCCGACGCGGCCCTCGCGGCGCTGGCGCGCGTCGTGGTGCCGCGCCTCGCCGACTGGTGCGCGATCGACCTCGTCGACGCCGCGCACCCGGAGCGTCCGCGCGGCCGGCGCGTGGCCGTCGCGCACGTCGATCCCGCGAAGGTCGCGCTCGCGCACGAGCTGGCGGAGCGCTATCCGCCCGCGGAGTCCGACGCCGCCAGCGGCGTGCCGTACGTGCTGCGCACCGGCGCGCCGCAGCTCATTCCCGAGATCCCCGAGGCGATGCTCGCCGCCGGCGCGCGCGACGCCGAGCATCTGCGGCTGATCCGCGCGCTCGGCCTGTCGTCGGCGATCGTCGTGCCGATCCTCGGCGCGGGGCGCACGCTGGGCGCGATCTCGCTCGTGTCGGCGGAGGGCGGCCGCCGCTTCGGCCCGCGCGACCTCGCGCACGCCGAGGAGCTGGCGCGCCACGCGGCGGTCGCGCTGGAGCGCGCGCACCTGCTCGCGGCGCTCGACGCGGATCGCGCGCGGCTGGCCGAGCAGGCGCGGGAGCTGGCGGCGCAGAACGAGGCGCTGCAGCAGCAGGCCGTCGAGCTCGAGATGCAGGCCGCGCAGCTGCAGGAGCAGGCCGCGGAGCTGGAGGCGCAGGCGGAGGACCTGCAGGTGTCGAACGCCGCGCTGAGCGCGAGCGAGGCGCGCTTCCGGTCGCTCTTCCAGAGCATGACGCAGGGCGTGATGTACCAGGACGCGGAGGGGCGCATCACCGACGCGAACCCCGCCGCCGAACGGCTGCTCGGCCTCTCGCTCGCGCAGCTCACGGCCCGCACGAGCGCCGACCCGACGTGGCGCGCGACCGACGCGAGCGGCGCGCCCATCGCGCACGACATGCTGCCGTCGCGCCGCGCGATGCGCACGGGCGAGGTCGTGCGCGGCGTGCGCATGTCGGTCTACAACGCGACGCTGGGCGAGCCGCGCTGGCTGTCGGTGGACGCGGTGCCCGAGCGGCGCGACGGCGAGGAGACGCCGTTCCGCGTCTACCTGCTGTTCAGCGACGTCACGGAGCAGGTGCGGAGCGAGACCATGCGCGAGCAGCTCGCCACCTCGGAGCGCGCGGCGCGCGAGCAGGTGACGCGCGTGTTCGAGCACGCGCCGGTCGCGATCAGCGTCACGCGCGGGCCGACGCACGTGTACGAGCTGGCCAACGCGACGCTGCGCCGGCTGGTCGGCGGCCGCGACCTCGTCGGCCGTACGGTGCGCGAGGCGCTCGGCGACGTGGATCCGGTGCTGCTCGACGCGCAGGACCGCGTGTTCGCCACCGGCGAGCCGTACCTCGGCACCGAGATCCCGATGGCGTTCGGGCGCGACGCGGCGGGCGCGGAGCGGTGGTTCAACCTCGTCCACCAGCCGCTGCGCGACGCGACGGGTGCGGTGAGCGGCGTCGTCACCGTCGCCACCGAGGTCACCGACCAGGTGCTGGCGCGCCGCGCGATCGAGCGCGCGCGCGAGAGCGCCGAGGAGGCGAACACCGCGAAGAGCCAGTTCCTGCGCACCGTGTCGCACGAGCTGCGCACGCCGCTGAACGCGATCTCCGGCTACGCGGACCTCGTGCTGATGGAGCTGCGCGGCCCCGTGAGCGAGGAGCAGCGTGCGGACCTGGAGCGCATCAAGCGCGCGAGCCAGCACCTGCTGGGCCTCATCAACGACATCCTGTCGTTCGCGAAGCTGGAGGCGGGGCAGGTGGAGCTGGAGCTCGGCGACGTCACGCTGGCGCACACGCTGCACGAGGTCGAGGCGCTGGTGGGCCCGCAGCTCGCGGCCAAGTCGCTGCGCTACGACTCCGAGCCGTGCGCGCCGGGGCTGGCGGTGCGCGCGGACGCGGAGCGGCTGCGGCAGATCCTGCTCAACCTGCTGGGCAACGCGATCAAGTTCACGCCCGAGGGCGGGCGCATCACGGTGGCGTGCGACGGCGACGAGGCGCGCGTGGCGATCCGTGTGCGCGACACCGGCGTGGGCATCCCACCCGACGCGCTGGAGCGCATCTTCGATCCGTTCGTGCAGGTGGGCCGCGACCTGCGCGCGCCGAGCGACGGCGTGGGGCTGGGGCTGGCGATCAGCCGCGACCTGGCGCGGCGCATGGGCGGCGACCTGACCGCGAGCAGCGTCGTGGGCGAGGGGTCGACGTTCACGCTGCTGCTGCCGCGCGCGGGGTGAGCCGGCCCGCACCCTCACGCCGGACCGGACCCGAACGGCAACGGCAGCAAGGATGGAGATCTGAGAAGATCTGATAGGAGAGCGGATGGCTCCGCGTGGTGGCGAGGAACGTCGCCCGACGCGGAGCCATCCGTCGTTATCCGAACTTTTTCCGATCTTCATCCTCGCAATGCCGTTCGGGTCCGGCGCGCCGTACGACGCGCTGCGGCGCCCGGCCGCGGACTTCCGCCCCCGTGCGTCGCGCCACAACGTCCCGGGCGCGCCCGTCGTAGTCCGACGTCCCCCTCCGCGACCCGCCACCGAGGTTCCGCATGTCTCCCTCCCGCCTCTCCCGCCGGCGCGTCGCCGGCGCGCTGCTCACGCTCGGCGCCAGCGTGGCCACGGGCGCCGGCGCGCAGCCGGCCGCGCCAGCGTTCACGATGGCGCAGCTCAAGGGCTACCCGTTCCCGACCGAGCTCGCCGCCGCCGCGACCGGCAGCCGCATCGCCTGGGCGTTCGACGAGCAGGGGAAGCGCAACGTGTGGGTGGCCGAGGGGCCGCGCTTCGCGGCGCGCCAGCTCACGCGCTTCACGGAGGACGACGGCCAGGAGCTGACGAGCGTCGCGCTCTCGTCCGACGGGCGGTGGGTCGTGTTCGTGCGCGGCGGCGAGCACTCGGGCAACTGGGACGATCTCGTCCCCGTGAACCCGACCTCGAGCCCCGCGGGCGCGAAGCTGCAGCTGATGGTCGCGCCGTTCGATGGCAGCGGAGCTCCTCGCGTGGTGGCAGAGGGCGGCGACGAGCCGTCGCTCTCGCCCGACGGACAGCGGGTCGCGTTCGTGAAGGACCGCGCCGTGTGGGTCGCATCGCTCGACGGCGCGACGCCGGCGCGCAAGCTCATCACCGCGCGCGGCGAGGCGTCGGACCCGCGCTGGTCGCCCGACGGGCGGCAGCTCGCGTTCGTGTCGGGGCGCGGCGACCACGCGTTCGTGGGCGTGTGGAGCGGCGACTCGACGCCGGTGCGCTGGGTCGCGCCGTCCACGTCGCGCGACGGCTCGCCGCGCTGGTCGCCGGACGGCCGCCGCATCGCGTTCGTGCGGCGGCCCGGCAGCGGCGGCGCGCCCGACTCGATCCTCGTCGCGCGCCACCAGCCCTGGGGCATCTGGACCACCGACGTCGCGACGTGCCTGTCGTCCCCCACCGCCGACCAGGGCTGCCCAGCGCGCCGCCTCTGGCAGGCGCCCGCGACGCTCGCCGGCTCGCCGCCGTCGACGCACGGCGGCACCAACCTGCACTGGACGAAGGCCGGCCGCATCGCGTTCGCGTCGTACGAGGACAACTGGCCGCACCTCTACAGCCTGCCCGAGGACGGGCTGGCCGCGGGGCAGAAGCCGACGCTGCTGACGCCGGGCGGCTACATGGTGGAGCACGTGTCGCTCGCGCCCGACGGGCGCGCGCTGCTCGCCTCCGCGAACACGGGCCCGAACGCCCTCGACCTCGACCGGCGCCACGTGCTGTACGTGCCCGTGGGCGGCGGCGCGGCGCGCGTGCTGACGCCGGGCACCGGGATCGAGACGCAGCCTGTCGTCACCGGCGACGGCCGCCACGTCGCGTACATCAGCGCGACGCCGCAGCGGCCGCCGCTGCCGACCGTGCAGCCCATCGCCGACGGCGCGACGGCGGGACAGCCGCAGCTCCTCGCGGCGGACCGCATCCCGTCCGACTTCCCCGCGGCGAAGCTCGTGACGCCGACGCAGGTCGTCTACGACGCGCCCGACGGCGTGAAGGTGCACGCGCAGCTCTTCACGCCGACGACGCCGGCCGCCGCGGGAGAGAAGCGCCCCGCCGTCATCTTCGTCCACGGCGGCCCGCCGCGGCAGATGCTGCTCGGCTGGCACTACGGCGACTACTACGCGAACACGTACGCGGTCAACCAGTACCTCGCGAGCCGCGGCTTCGTCGTGCTGTCGGTGAACTACCGGCTGGGCATCGGCTACGGCTACGAGTTCCACCGGCCGAGCGGCACCGGCGCGCAGGGCGCGGGCGAGTACCAGGACGTGGTGGCGGCGGCGCGCTGGCTGCGCACGCGGCCCGACGTCGACGCGTCGCGCATCGGCATCTGGGGCGGCTCGTACGGCGGCTTCCTGACGGCGATGGCGCTCGCGCGCAACTCGGACCTGTTCGCCGCGGGCGTGGACGTGCACGGCGTGCACGACTGGACCACCGAGCGCGCGCGCGGGATGCTCGACCGCAACCGCTTCGAGACGCCGCCCGACATGCAGCGCGCGCTCGACGTCGCCTGGCAGTCGTCGCCGGTCGCGTCGATGGCGACGTGGAAGTCGCCGGTGCTGCTGATCCACGGCGACGACGACCGCAACGTGCGCTTCTCGCAGACGGTCGACCTCGCGCGGCGGCTGACGGCCGCGGGCGTGCCGTTCGAGGAGCTGGTGATCCCCGACGACACGCACCACTTCATGCGCCACGCGAACCTGGTGCGCGTGAACGAGGCGGTGACCGACTACCTGGAGCGCACGATCGGCCCGCGGCGCGCGGCGGCCCGTACCGCGACGCGCGGCGGCACGCAGCGCTGAGTGTCGCGCTGAGCTCGACGAACGCTCCCGCGGCGCGGCCGCGCGGGGCACGGCTCTTGTCCGGGGGAGGGGCGGCGTCCAGGACGCCGCCCTTTCACGTTCGGAACCGCCGCGCCCGGTCGCATCCCGCGCGGCGCCCCCATACAGGAGAAGTCCAGATGCTCCGATACGCACTCAGCCTCACCCTCGCCGCCACCGCGCTGGCCGCCTGCGGCCGCAGCGACAACGCCACCGCCGACAGCGTCGCCGACTCCGCGGCCGCGGTCGGCCCGTCGGTCGACTCGATGTCGAAGATGGACGACAGCGCGTACCTCAACGCGCAGCACCGGCTCGACAGCCTTAAGGCGGCCGGCGTGAGCCCGGCGCAGGGCATCGACAGCACCGCCGCGCGCGCCCGCGAGTCGCTGACGAACGACACCACGCGCGACACGATGTACTATCGCGGCGGGCGGAAGCCGTAACGGCTGCTGCGTGCTTCGTGCTGCGTGCTGCGTGAAGGGCCTCGGATGCCTCTCACGCAGCACGCAGCACGTCACACGCAGCATCACTCGGTGTGGATCGCCTCGATCGGCGCCAGCCGCGCCGCGCGCAGCGCCGGGTAGCAGCCGAACGCGAGCCCCACCAGCACCGCGGTGCCCAGCGAGACGAGCAGCGTGCCGGCGGTGGTCGCGGCGTAGACGCGGGCCTCCGTCTGCGCGCGCATGATCGCGGTCACGCCGTACGCGGCGCCCAGCCCCAGCGCGGTGCCGATCGCGCTGCCGGCCGCCGTGATCGTCACCGACTCCGCCAGGAACTGCAGCAGGATGTCGCGGCGCTTCGCGCCCACCGCCTTGCGCACGCCGATCTCGCGCGTCCGCTCGGCCACGCTCGCGAGCAGCACGTTCATGATGCCGATCCCGCCGACGATCAGCGTGATCCCGGTGATCGAGCCCATGAGCAGCTTGAACACGAGCATCCCCTGCCGCACCTGCTGCAGCCGCTCGCGCGCGCCGGCGCCGACGCGCCACTGCCGCTTCCACTGCGCGTCGCGCGACGCCAGCCACTTCTCCACGCGGCCGCGCATCGCCTCGACCGCCTCGGCGTTGCGCGCGGTCGCCACCAGCATCGCCTCCTGCGCCGGACCCTGACGCGTCGCGACCAGTGCCGGCTCGACGATGGCGAGCGGCGCGGTGAGCGCGAGGGCACCCGGGCGGATCGCCGACTCGCGCTCGCTCGTGGTCACCCCCACCACGCGCGCCCAGCGGCCGCCCAGCGGCACCGAGTCGCCGAGCGCGGCGGACACGCCCTTCGGGCCACGGCCCGAGTCGGCGAGGAGCGCGCGGGCGAGCGCCTCGTTCACGACGGCCACCGCCGTGCCGTCACGCGTCTCGGCCGGCGTCAGCCGACGGCCGGCGAGCAGCCCCTGGCCGAGCGTGTCGGGGGCCGAGAGCGCGACGCCCGTGACGGCGATGACGCGACGGCGGGCAGGGGAGCCGAGGTCGGCGAGGGTGATGCCGCGGCGGACCAGCGCGACCCGCTCGCCGTCGCCCAGCGCGCCGGCGAGCGCGGGCACGTCGGCGACGGCGAAGCGGCGCACGTCCGCGCGGGGCATCATCGTGCCGTCCACGCTGTCCTCGGTCACCGGGCGCACCTGCACCAGGTCGTAGCCCTCGCGGCTGACCATGTCGCGGGCGAAGCGCTCCACGCCGTCGCCGACCGCGAGGACCGAGACGAGGGCCGCCGCCCCGATGACGACGCCGAGCGTGGCGAGCAGGGCGCGGACCGGGTTGGCGCGGAGGGCGTCGGCGCCGGTGCGGAGGGCGGTGGCGTAGGCGGTGATGGGCATGGCGGGGAGTACGGGCGAGCGGGCGCGGGCGTTTCGACGACTACGGTCGCGCTCGCTCGTGACGCGCGATCCGGCGCATCGTCGGCCTTCGCGCGCGCCTGATGAGGACGTGCGCCCGACCGGCTAGATTGCCTGCCCGGTCTCCCTCGTGGCGCCTCGCCGCGCCCTCCACGCTCCACGTCGTTCGCAGCTGATGTCGGGTACCTCTCGCACCACGTTCCTCGGGTGGGCCGTCGGCGCCGCCCTTCTCGCCGCCTGTGCTCCCGAGACGGCGACGCCGGCGGGCGGCGCCGCCGCGGCCACGCCCGCGCCGGTCGACTCCGGCGTGCGGCCCGACACCGCGGCCGGCGAGGTCGGGGCGGTCGCATCGGCCACGAACGCGACGGCCGCCGCCGACTCGGCGCCCGTGACCGCGAGCGCGTCCGTCGCCGGCGACACGTCGCGCAAGATCACGGCGTCGCTGCTGCCGGGGCGCAAGAAGACCGACATGTCGTCGCTCATCGCCGCCATCCGCCAGGGCGAGAAGAAGATGGCGGCGTGGCCGAAGGGCCCGGCCGCCGGCCCCGGCGCGCTGCTGCCCGGCAATCGCATCGTCGCCTACTACGGCAACCCGCACTCGAAGAAGATGGGCGTCATCGGCGAGTATCCGGAGCAGCAGATGCTCGGGATGCTCGACCGGA
This is a stretch of genomic DNA from Roseisolibacter agri. It encodes these proteins:
- a CDS encoding PAS domain-containing sensor histidine kinase — protein: MTLRAAPAPVPAPVPDAALRAAFPGDSDMAARCRALDWSRTPLGPVEGWPHALRAAVRMALECPFPINLWCGDAMVLIYNDGYRRVLGAKHPEALGQPGAQVWAEIWEDIAPMFAAIRAGGPAYHFEDQRFVMARGDAEDEAWFTYALSPVRDESGAVVAFLNVVSETTARIRAEQATNEARTAAERAESRMREVFEQAPVAVCVLEGPSHVYGLVNPLYQRFLPGRELRGHAIRDALPELAGQGVFELLDTVYATGRPHVASEFPLLVDRDGDGTMHEAVFSFVYQPVRDATGAVSAIAVVATDVTELVQARRSADALRAQAEEANAAKSDFLAMMSHELRTPLNAIGGYAQLLELGVHGPILPAQRDALARIQSSQQHLLGLINAVLNYAKLEAGRVQYDLEPVRLADALREVEALMAGQAHAKGLELTPVDVAACATLTATADREKLRQVLLNLVSNAIKFTDPSGRVSMACAAADGMVRVSVRDTGRGIPPDRLDAIFEPFVQVGRSFATPDAGTGLGLAISRDLARGMGGDLTVESRVGVGSTFTITLREAT
- a CDS encoding ATP-binding protein, which produces MAELMPQLVWSTTPDGYHDWFNARWYDYTGMPRPEAPGGEHEVPQGWSWKDYLHPDDVERTQAAWMRALATGDPYEIEYRFREAATGAYRWFLGRAMPMRDDEGRIVRWFGTCTDIDDAKQGELALGVLADAGVAMAAAPDADAALAALARVVVPRLADWCAIDLVDAAHPERPRGRRVAVAHVDPAKVALAHELAERYPPAESDAASGVPYVLRTGAPQLIPEIPEAMLAAGARDAEHLRLIRALGLSSAIVVPILGAGRTLGAISLVSAEGGRRFGPRDLAHAEELARHAAVALERAHLLAALDADRARLAEQARELAAQNEALQQQAVELEMQAAQLQEQAAELEAQAEDLQVSNAALSASEARFRSLFQSMTQGVMYQDAEGRITDANPAAERLLGLSLAQLTARTSADPTWRATDASGAPIAHDMLPSRRAMRTGEVVRGVRMSVYNATLGEPRWLSVDAVPERRDGEETPFRVYLLFSDVTEQVRSETMREQLATSERAAREQVTRVFEHAPVAISVTRGPTHVYELANATLRRLVGGRDLVGRTVREALGDVDPVLLDAQDRVFATGEPYLGTEIPMAFGRDAAGAERWFNLVHQPLRDATGAVSGVVTVATEVTDQVLARRAIERARESAEEANTAKSQFLRTVSHELRTPLNAISGYADLVLMELRGPVSEEQRADLERIKRASQHLLGLINDILSFAKLEAGQVELELGDVTLAHTLHEVEALVGPQLAAKSLRYDSEPCAPGLAVRADAERLRQILLNLLGNAIKFTPEGGRITVACDGDEARVAIRVRDTGVGIPPDALERIFDPFVQVGRDLRAPSDGVGLGLAISRDLARRMGGDLTASSVVGEGSTFTLLLPRAG
- a CDS encoding DEAD/DEAH box helicase, with product MTAPEIDDGGFRALGLHPSILDALTALGYEEPTPIQQAAIPTLLAGRDLLGQAATGTGKTAAFALPLLHRLMAQGDRGIERRRAPGALVLVPTRELAMQVAEAIHKYGKGFGARVLAVYGGTPMEQQLRALSRGVDVVVGTPGRLLDHINRRSLDLSHVVTAVLDEADEMLDMGFADELEAILEKLPPATEGRQTALFSATMPPRIAAIGARHLHEPERVSIARERVAPGAAPRVRQIAYVVNRQHKLAALGRVLDMEAPTSAIVFCRTRGEVDELTESLAGRGYRAEALHGGLSQDQRDRVMRRFREGNTELLIATDVAARGLDVEHLSHVVNYDLPNSPDVYTHRIGRTGRAGREGVAITLAQPREHRLLRNIEELTGQPIRVEAVPSVVDLRTRRLELLRASLREAIVADGFDQYRAVVESLAEEFDIMDVAMAAVQLAHAAEGGTAEEEDAEEIPSLSFPSGRGGPRDARGRDGRGPRQDRFGGRDRGDRGDRFERGERPARGDRPERPERAPRGDFARERSFERPMRETREPRDRGGFERPSERGGFAPREDRGYVRERGPQRGFDDARGPRARDGRELRDPRDRDPRDRDARGPRRGGGGDTARVFVGLGKQAGLRPADLVGAIANEAGVDAREIGAIDIADRFALVEVPGNAADRVVRALRDTTIRGRKVDARRDRDES
- the bla gene encoding subclass B1 metallo-beta-lactamase, translated to MTTARGVVAGVVLTLAAACARPRQPTLAPDDPLLAPQTAALDARPGDVRVAHDVLVRQLAPGVWMHVSLGAFSGPSGRTWYPSNGLLLDAPDGGMVLIDTGWNDAQTVALLDWAERRHRRPVRRAVITHAHEDRLGGLSALRVRGVPAVSLALTAALARAGGAAPPDSIPGLAAAPQRDPAGFELRFPGAGHAPDNIVVYVPAARLLFGGCLVKPDTATTVGNIADADVANWPRAVAAVRTAYPDARLVVPGHGAVGGPSALTWTERLIAEQGTAAAERLRRP